A single window of Candidatus Cloacimonadota bacterium DNA harbors:
- the htpG gene encoding molecular chaperone HtpG, with protein MPENTKKRPAESKAAPRKKTEKGSLSIHTENIFPIIKKWLYSQHDIFLRELVSNSVDAINKRKYSDPDFKAEDMKITIELDDKNNTIKVHDTGIGMTAEEIRKYINQIAFSGAEEFVTKFKDVQDNIIGHFGLGFYSSFMVAEKVTIDSLSWVAGSEPAFWECDGSTEYKMKAGKKKEPGTTVTIYLNEDSKNYAQEYKIREILEKYSNFMPWPIMFKSQQVNQLEALWNRRPKDVSDEEYIKFYREVFHDYQDPVFWIHLNADFPVNLRGILYFPKLRKDPDFFKGEVKLYCNNVFVADNLEDLIPEFLLLLKGGIDIPDIPLNVSRSFLQNDDQVRQISKYIVKKVSDRFGETFTEDRKKYEEYWEDIDTFIKFGLLRDEDFFEAMKDRLIFKSASGDFVTLEEYKARNKQDGDKTRIWYASGEDTQVSYLRLMKDQGIEVIYQTTPLDTHIYQRLESIHKDLEFIRVDSELNDQLLSTEIEEDGENQDTQRLQEIFYKALGQEVEASFSKEDYSDFLKKYPQAATALTSWIKQEGEQTLIRPFELPAETRAELGEEAFKELFNHAYTPLKVQVKSLKSSEIPSMIVFNEMLRRWHDMDALNRQADFTLLKDHTLILNRENPIIKKILDLDSEGREEEARTISTYIHDLSMLEQRAFSGDELKDFINRANKILTYL; from the coding sequence ATGCCTGAAAACACAAAAAAGAGACCTGCGGAGAGCAAAGCTGCGCCCCGCAAAAAGACTGAAAAGGGCAGCTTGAGCATTCACACGGAAAATATCTTTCCCATCATAAAAAAATGGCTGTATTCCCAACATGACATTTTCCTGCGTGAGCTGGTTTCAAACTCTGTAGACGCCATCAACAAGCGTAAATATTCCGATCCGGATTTCAAAGCGGAGGATATGAAAATCACGATTGAGTTGGACGACAAAAACAACACCATCAAAGTGCATGATACCGGGATTGGCATGACGGCGGAAGAAATCCGCAAATACATCAACCAGATTGCTTTTTCCGGCGCTGAGGAATTTGTAACAAAGTTCAAGGACGTGCAGGACAACATCATTGGCCACTTTGGTCTGGGCTTCTATTCCAGTTTCATGGTGGCGGAAAAAGTTACCATTGATTCTTTATCCTGGGTTGCTGGCAGTGAACCTGCTTTTTGGGAATGCGATGGCAGCACCGAATATAAGATGAAGGCAGGAAAGAAAAAAGAACCCGGAACCACGGTCACCATTTACCTGAACGAAGATTCAAAAAACTACGCCCAGGAATACAAAATTCGCGAGATTCTGGAAAAATACAGCAATTTCATGCCTTGGCCCATCATGTTCAAAAGCCAACAGGTCAACCAGTTGGAGGCGCTTTGGAATCGCCGCCCCAAAGACGTCAGCGATGAAGAATATATCAAATTCTATCGCGAGGTTTTCCACGACTATCAAGACCCCGTCTTCTGGATTCATCTCAACGCCGATTTTCCTGTGAATCTGCGCGGAATTCTCTATTTTCCCAAATTGCGCAAAGACCCCGATTTCTTCAAGGGCGAGGTGAAACTATATTGCAACAATGTTTTCGTTGCCGACAACCTTGAGGATCTCATCCCTGAATTTCTGTTACTGCTCAAAGGCGGCATTGATATTCCAGACATTCCGCTCAACGTTTCCCGCAGTTTCCTCCAAAACGACGATCAGGTTCGCCAAATCAGCAAATACATCGTGAAAAAAGTGTCGGATCGCTTTGGCGAAACATTCACCGAAGACCGCAAAAAATATGAGGAATACTGGGAAGACATCGATACTTTTATCAAGTTTGGCCTCTTGCGTGATGAAGACTTTTTCGAAGCCATGAAAGACCGCCTCATCTTCAAATCAGCCTCCGGAGACTTTGTGACCCTGGAAGAATACAAGGCTCGAAACAAGCAGGATGGCGATAAAACCCGCATTTGGTATGCCTCTGGTGAAGACACGCAGGTCAGCTATCTGCGCCTGATGAAAGATCAGGGCATCGAAGTGATCTATCAAACCACTCCGCTGGACACCCACATCTATCAAAGGCTGGAAAGCATCCACAAGGATTTGGAATTCATCCGAGTGGACAGCGAACTGAACGATCAACTGCTTTCCACAGAGATTGAAGAAGACGGTGAAAACCAGGATACACAACGCTTGCAGGAGATTTTCTACAAAGCTTTGGGTCAGGAAGTGGAAGCCTCATTCTCCAAGGAAGACTATTCTGATTTCCTGAAAAAATATCCCCAGGCTGCCACAGCTCTGACTTCCTGGATAAAACAGGAGGGCGAACAAACCTTGATCCGTCCTTTTGAACTTCCTGCTGAAACCCGTGCTGAACTTGGTGAAGAAGCCTTCAAAGAGCTTTTCAATCATGCTTATACACCCCTGAAAGTACAGGTGAAGAGTCTCAAATCATCAGAAATCCCATCCATGATTGTGTTCAACGAAATGCTGCGGCGTTGGCATGATATGGACGCGCTCAACCGCCAGGCCGATTTTACGCTGTTGAAAGACCACACCCTCATCCTGAACCGGGAAAACCCTATAATCAAGAAAATCCTGGATCTGGATAGCGAAGGCAGGGAAGAGGAAGCCCGCACCATCAGCACTTACATTCACGATCTTTCCATGCTGGAACAGCGCGCT